A region from the uncultured Draconibacterium sp. genome encodes:
- the folE gene encoding GTP cyclohydrolase I FolE, whose amino-acid sequence MSYREEIIFTNTTRNKNGKSNDTHDNIGDNHVATSLETPLRPDAFQLPDEKKMEIIESKFREIMETMGLDLSDDSLQGTPHRVAKMFIKEIFYGLNPQNKPKISVFENKFKYGEMLVEKNINLNSTCEHHFLPIVGKAHVAYISSGEVIGLSKINRIVDYYARRPQVQERLTVQIANELKSVLKTDDVAVIIDARHMCVSSRGIKDEGSSTVTAEYSGKFKENETRAEFLKYIGL is encoded by the coding sequence ATGAGTTACAGGGAAGAAATAATTTTTACAAATACAACGAGAAATAAAAACGGAAAATCAAACGATACACATGATAATATAGGAGATAATCATGTGGCAACATCGTTGGAAACCCCCTTACGTCCGGATGCTTTTCAATTACCAGACGAAAAGAAAATGGAAATTATCGAAAGTAAGTTTCGCGAAATTATGGAAACAATGGGACTTGACTTAAGCGATGATAGTTTGCAAGGAACACCACATCGTGTGGCTAAAATGTTTATTAAAGAAATATTTTATGGATTAAATCCTCAGAATAAACCAAAAATATCAGTATTTGAAAATAAGTTCAAATATGGTGAAATGTTGGTGGAAAAGAATATTAATCTAAACTCAACCTGCGAGCATCATTTTCTGCCGATTGTAGGGAAAGCTCATGTAGCTTACATCTCGTCGGGCGAAGTAATTGGATTGAGCAAGATAAACCGCATAGTAGATTATTATGCCCGAAGGCCGCAGGTACAGGAGCGTTTAACCGTTCAAATTGCCAACGAGCTAAAATCCGTGCTAAAAACCGACGATGTTGCCGTAATTATTGATGCCAGGCATATGTGTGTGTCATCGCGCGGTATAAAGGATGAGGGAAGCAGTACTGTAACGGCAGAATATTCAGGCAAGTTTAAGGAGAATGAAACCCGTGCAGAATTCCTAAAATATATTGGACTTTAA